CCAGGCCAGCGCGCCCCCGACGGCCGTCAATCCGAGCAGGCCCAGAAAGAGCGGGCTGGGTCGCACCGACTCGTGCAGGCCCATGTCGCTCACCGGTCGAAAACTACCGGACCAGCAGCCAACCCTCGACATTGCGGTAGAACGTCGATCGTCGCACCGCGCGAGGGGCCGGCACCCCGTCACGCACCACCGCCGCGCCGGTGGTACCCAGCTGGGCCGCGCGGCCGCCAACCCAGCGGCGCCACGTTCGGCCGGCACCCACCCTGCTCCTTGCCGAGGCCCGCAGGCCCGGAAGGGTCAGCGTCGGCTCGATGCGCACCTCGGCGACGTCGCCGTCGAACAGTGGGGTGTCGTCGACAACCGCCTCGCCGTGGATCAAGTGCCGGTCACCGGTCGGCTGCCACCTGGCCCGGCCCACGATCACCGACCCGTTCTCGTCGCGGATCAGCGGCACCCGATGGGCGATCCCGCGTCGCGCGCGCCATGCCGCGCGCCGCCCGGCCGGCAACCGATAGACCCGGGTCGCGGCGGTGCGCTTGGGTGGGGCATAACCCACCTCGACGTCGAGCCGGTCGACGCGCAACAACCGGGTTAGCACCGCGGCCAGGTCAGCGTCGGCGCCCACCACGACCAATCGCTGGTACGGCCCGACTAGGACGTCTATGCCGGCCGGACCGTCGGCCC
The nucleotide sequence above comes from Mycobacterium decipiens. Encoded proteins:
- a CDS encoding peptidase M50, yielding MKTCPETGMETPGAAVLLFGDARPPGPGLAGLPTHRADGPAGIDVLVGPYQRLVVVGADADLAAVLTRLLRVDRLDVEVGYAPPKRTAATRVYRLPAGRRAAWRARRGIAHRVPLIRDENGSVIVGRARWQPTGDRHLIHGEAVVDDTPLFDGDVAEVRIEPTLTLPGLRASARSRVGAGRTWRRWVGGRAAQLGTTGAAVVRDGVPAPRAVRRSTFYRNVEGWLLVR